One window of Chamaesiphon minutus PCC 6605 genomic DNA carries:
- a CDS encoding TPM domain-containing protein → MPSSNTIFRRLLGSAIAVVLSISLWSIAPSAQAYDNPELLPKEQTPVIDLAKTFTAIQEQKLVKDIDTFEAETGWKLRVLTQYDRTPGRAVSKYWGLDEKSVLVVSDSRGGNTLNFRVGDDVYKLMPRTFWIELQTRFGNMYYVRENGEDSAITDSLEAVKTCLVKGGCNVVPGLPKEQWLLTLISSVIGGVICGFAGQYRKPDGGFAWQWALIFSPLWGILFIAFGIAPVITRTSEWVPLLRNCSGFAIGVLVAYLTPVLGQSNPSEEL, encoded by the coding sequence ATGCCCTCATCGAACACGATCTTCCGCCGCCTGCTCGGATCTGCAATTGCCGTAGTGTTAAGTATATCGCTATGGTCGATCGCCCCATCCGCCCAAGCTTATGACAATCCCGAACTCTTGCCCAAAGAGCAGACCCCCGTTATCGATTTAGCGAAAACTTTCACCGCAATCCAAGAACAGAAGCTTGTCAAAGATATCGATACCTTTGAAGCCGAAACTGGTTGGAAGCTGCGCGTCTTGACACAATACGATCGCACTCCCGGACGTGCGGTGAGTAAGTACTGGGGACTCGATGAGAAAAGCGTCCTTGTTGTCTCTGATTCTCGCGGTGGTAATACCCTCAATTTTCGGGTTGGCGATGATGTGTACAAACTCATGCCTAGAACCTTCTGGATCGAGCTGCAAACCAGATTTGGAAATATGTACTATGTTCGCGAGAACGGCGAGGACAGTGCTATTACAGACTCTCTAGAAGCAGTTAAAACTTGCTTGGTTAAGGGTGGTTGTAATGTGGTGCCAGGATTGCCCAAAGAACAGTGGTTGCTCACCCTGATTAGCTCGGTTATCGGTGGCGTAATTTGTGGATTTGCCGGACAATATCGCAAACCTGACGGCGGTTTTGCTTGGCAATGGGCGTTGATTTTTTCGCCATTGTGGGGGATTTTATTCATCGCCTTCGGCATCGCACCTGTGATTACCCGTACATCAGAATGGGTACCGTTATTGCGGAATTGCTCTGGATTTGCGATCGGGGTATTGGTTGCTTATCTAACTCCCGTCCTCGGTCAATCTAATCCATCTGAAGAGTTGTAG
- a CDS encoding leucine-rich repeat domain-containing protein: protein MKIPFTLTSISILLFSGIAPIGVSAQQANVKSFATWCQERNSASADTKRTIDAMLQKAGTKDCQQADTKLKSLSELYLSGDRLKDLKPLASLTNLKALFLNSNQISDLKPLASLTNLRGLDLNSNQISDLKPLASLTNLKTLFLNANQIENVKPITSLKDLVYLEFHANQISDIKPLASLKNLTGLDLNSNQISDIKPLASLKNLTELKLSRNQISDVKPLASLKNLTDLYLSHNQLEEKDCPVKPRSCRFDS from the coding sequence ATGAAAATTCCTTTTACACTAACCAGCATTTCAATATTATTATTCTCAGGAATAGCTCCGATCGGGGTTTCAGCACAGCAAGCAAATGTTAAAAGTTTCGCGACCTGGTGTCAGGAGCGAAATTCTGCCTCTGCGGATACTAAACGGACGATCGATGCAATGCTGCAAAAAGCAGGTACTAAAGATTGTCAACAAGCCGATACTAAACTTAAAAGTCTGTCGGAACTATACCTCAGTGGCGATCGCCTTAAAGATTTAAAACCTTTAGCTAGCTTGACAAATTTGAAAGCACTTTTCCTTAATTCCAATCAAATTAGCGATCTAAAACCGTTAGCTAGTTTGACTAATTTAAGAGGACTCGACCTCAATTCCAATCAAATTAGCGATCTGAAACCTTTAGCTAGTTTGACTAATTTGAAGACACTTTTTCTCAATGCCAATCAGATCGAAAACGTTAAGCCCATCACTAGTTTAAAAGATTTAGTCTATCTCGAATTTCATGCCAATCAAATTAGCGATATCAAACCCCTGGCGAGTTTGAAAAATTTAACTGGACTCGACCTCAATTCTAATCAAATCAGCGATATCAAGCCTCTAGCGAGTTTGAAAAATTTAACCGAGCTAAAACTTTCTCGAAATCAAATTAGTGATGTCAAACCCCTGGCGAGTTTGAAAAATTTAACCGACCTTTATCTGAGCCACAATCAACTCGAAGAAAAAGACTGCCCCGTCAAACCAAGATCCTGCCGCTTCGACTCATAA